From the genome of Tenericutes bacterium MZ-XQ:
ATAACTTGGTAATATCTCAGTATAATAACTTCCTATAAACATGGACTGTTTTTGTAAGGTTTTATCCATCTCATAGTAGGGCGCAGTATAATTTCCTGGATGTAAAACGAAAATCGTTTGATTCAAAAGATCACTAATCACTGGCCATCCATCATTCATGATGACATCACTTAAAACTTCAGTTTCATCAATCAAATGAGATGGTTTATATACATAAGTTTGAAGTTTAGTGCTGATAAGTTCATCTAAAAGGGTTAAAGCATTTTGGTCAAAAGCATCTAAAAATGGATCAAGCATCATCCAATCATCTTTGACTTCAACTAAAATGATAATCGGCAAATGTGTTTGATGTTCGGAAAAGAGCTTAATCTCTTCTAAAACAAGTTCAAAATTTACTGCTTGACTACTTTGATCTACAAGTGGTACATGTGTTAACTCAAAAACGCCGTTTCTAAATCTTAAATCAAACTCAAAACTTCTAATCCCGAGGTTAAGTTGGTCAGTTATAGACTGATAACCATAATTCAAAGCTCTTGCTTCAGCAAATGAGTCACCTAAACCAACGAAAAATCTACCGATTGCTGGACCTACTTTTTTGTAACTATTATGTGATGCAAGCATTCGAATATCGTCTAATTTTACAGATGGATTATCAAGATCAAAGTTCACAAAATTACTCTCATCGAGATCATCATGCTGCCCTGATTCATACAACTCTCTTATCATTTCCATGTGTTTTTCTTGTTTGTTGATATCAATCGTTCTTACTAAAACTAATCTAATGATAATCCCTAAAAAGAAAATGATTAGCATAGACAGTGTTATGATTGTTATTTTTAATAATTTCTTCATAATTTATCTCCTCAGTTTGAACACTTATTTGTCTTATTTATAAATCTAATATATAATAAAGAAAAAGGAGTTTTATTATATGGATAAATCAATAATTGCTCAAAAAAAACCTTATGTCGTTGAACTTGAAGCTGGTAAAAAGTACTTATTTTGCACTTGTGGAAAAAGTGAACATCAACCTTTTTGTGACCTTCAAAGTCATAAAGGAAGTAGTCATACACCTAAAACATTTACTGTAGAAAAAGATGGCACATACTATTTATGTGGTTGTAAGCACTCTAAAAATCAGCCTTATTGTGATGGCACACATAAAACTTTATAAACTCATGAGTTAGGAGATATCCCTAACTTTTTTTTTGCAGATAATTTGTCAATTCAAGTGCAACGCATCATAGTGCTCATTGATTACTTCTAATGGAGTTTTAAAGTTGATACATTTTCTTGGTCTATTATTCAAACGATTTAATACTTCATTAACTTCATGATGATCAGTTTGTGACAAATCCATTCCTTTTGGATAATATTCTCTTAATAAACCATTTGTATTTTCATTAGTTCCTTTTTGCCATGCACAATAAGGATCAGCGAAATACATCTGACAATTTAACTTCTCTTCAATCTCTTGATATCTAGAAAATTCTTTTCCACGGTCACATGTTATTGTTTTTACAAGTTCCGATGGAAACTGTGATAATAATTCAATCATCGCAGCCGTGACATTCTCACTTGTCCTATCGGGCAACAGTTTAACAAGATACAGTCTTGATTTACGTTCAACTAATGTGACAAAACAGTATTTACTTTTGCGCTGATGATTAAATCTTCCTGATTCAACTGTATCAGCTTCCCAGTGACCTATGGATTGTCTTTTATAAACTTCTTTAGGCCGTTTTTTTATCGGTTTACCAATATTGAATCGTCCTCTTGTTTCTGCAGGTCGTTTAAACTTGCCTTTACGTCTTAATTTTGTCATATTTCCTTTGATAAGATATTTCTTATGGATCCATCTATAAATAGTTGAAAAACAGGGGATTTTTTCAGGTTGTCCTTTATCTCTCATAGCTATTTGTTCTGGAGACCATTGTTGATTCAATTTGCTTTCAATATACTCTTTGATGATTGGTGATATTTTTACCTTTCTATGGCTATTGATTCGACGTTTGTTGTATTTTTTTTGTGCGACATGAGGTAAGTATTTGTAACGATATCCACATGAATTTCTCTTTAACTCTCTAGATATCGTACTAGGACTCCTCTTTACTGCTTTACTAATCTGTCTAATACTCACGCCTGATAACCATAACTGATATATACATGTTCTTTCTTCTATGGTAAGATGTATGTAGTTCATAGTTTCTCCTTTTGTGTTTGTTTGGTCACTTACATTATAAAGGAATCTATGAACTTTTTTGATTTTTATTTAGTGTTGCACTTGTAATTATAAATTATCTGCAAAAAAATCTTTGATTTCAAGCATATGTAATGTCTCATTCCACAATCTCTCAATCACTTCTTCTTTATATGTGATTGGATTTGATGTTACAATCACACCATGTCTGACGTAACTTCCGGATTGATTATCAAAGTTGGGTTCTGTTATAACATTTAACATATGTCTAGCGGCAACTTCAGGATCAATACCTTTTTTTGCTCGCCATGTCCATATGAAACTAGCTAATTTCGATGTGTTTTTAGTTCCAATATCAGTTTTCACTAAACCTGGATCAATGGCATATATTGGTATATCTTTATACTTACTAGCAAATCCTTTTACAAATAATACATTATATAGTTTAGATCTTTTATATGACCTTAAAATTGAATAAAGTGTTTTGGTCTCTAGATTATTAAAATTAATGTTAGCTCTATAATGTGACTGTGAACTAACCACAAGTATTCTTGATTTTGTATTTTGATTCATATAATCAAGTAATTGGTAAGTTAAATCTACAACAGCCAAATGATTTACTTGAAAGGTTAACTCGTGATTGTCTTTACTGATATGATATCCTGAAGTAACTCTTCCTGCAACATGGCACATATAATCAAGTCTTATGTTTTTTTCTTCCAAAAGATGTATGACCTGATTTGAGATATTTATAATGCCTTCATGATTGCTTAAATCACCTTTAACAATCATAAGTTCACTCTTGTTATCTAAATGATTTACTTCTTTTTTTAACTGTTCAATTTTCTCATCACTTCGACCTAACCCTATCACGTCAATATTAGCCTTTAAAAGTGTTAAAACTAAACTTTTGCCTATACCCGAAGTTGCACCTGTTACTAATGCCAATTTTCTCATTTTAATCACCACATCTATCTATTGTTTTCCTTTATTATACATGATATCATTTTGAGATGAAATTTTTATGTTATAATAATTTTGAATACGGAGGTTAACATGAAAAAAATTAGTGTTTATTCT
Proteins encoded in this window:
- a CDS encoding IS30 family transposase — its product is MNYIHLTIEERTCIYQLWLSGVSIRQISKAVKRSPSTISRELKRNSCGYRYKYLPHVAQKKYNKRRINSHRKVKISPIIKEYIESKLNQQWSPEQIAMRDKGQPEKIPCFSTIYRWIHKKYLIKGNMTKLRRKGKFKRPAETRGRFNIGKPIKKRPKEVYKRQSIGHWEADTVESGRFNHQRKSKYCFVTLVERKSRLYLVKLLPDRTSENVTAAMIELLSQFPSELVKTITCDRGKEFSRYQEIEEKLNCQMYFADPYCAWQKGTNENTNGLLREYYPKGMDLSQTDHHEVNEVLNRLNNRPRKCINFKTPLEVINEHYDALHLN